A DNA window from Streptomyces bacillaris contains the following coding sequences:
- the mrdA gene encoding penicillin-binding protein 2: MSNIPETGRTQRVQIRLIVIQVLVFSLLLTLGGRLWYLQIRNGEEYTTKAAGNGVQQVVQPAVRGSILDARGVPLADNETRLVVSASRTELLKMKDDGVGVLTRLAEVLDMEPQEVRDKVRLCDSKTPQPCWNGSPYQPIPVTDEATTQQALQIRERAEDFPGITAEPTAVRRYAAPGKAKTAQVLGYLSPVTDEEIQKALDGPSPYLRSDQVGRSGLERTYDKELRGKAGVTRYEVDNLGRVMGEAENDPAVPGSNLVTSLDARVQAVAEFELAAAMKLVRGETDKITGRKYEADSGAVVVMESKTGRVVAMASQPDYDPNAWVGGISGKEYAKLTSKKSNYPLLNRAIQGQAPAGSIFKVVSASAAVRAGHAFNDRYNCSSSYSLGSQTFANFESQGHGPITLGEALKYSCNTVFYRLGHEEWARDGGIKPKKDAKNWFYTTARDFGLGSETGIDLPNEVKGRIPDREWKQKFWEANKDAWCKEGKKGGTYVQQIAYESCLEGNQLKAYDSINYAIGQGDVLVTPIQMATAYAAISNGGTLHEPTVGKAVISPDGKSVREIKPKASGKLPVSAQTVKDLDKGLRAVVEPGGTAAWRFGGWPQDKIPMRAKTGTAQVYGKQTTSWLATYTDDYTIVMTISQGGTGSGASGPAVRKIYDALYGLDASGNQDVKKALLPTPQKALPKIQPDGSIHAPKIEPYNPVPTQPEGQAADPENLLPQPQGQPGLTGSPATTGRRP, translated from the coding sequence GTGAGCAACATCCCCGAGACCGGGCGGACCCAGCGGGTCCAGATCCGGCTCATCGTCATCCAGGTCCTCGTCTTCTCGCTGCTCCTCACCCTCGGCGGGCGGCTGTGGTACCTCCAGATCCGCAACGGCGAGGAGTACACCACCAAGGCGGCGGGCAACGGCGTCCAGCAGGTCGTCCAGCCCGCCGTGCGCGGCTCGATCCTCGACGCCCGGGGCGTACCGCTCGCCGACAACGAGACCCGGCTCGTCGTCTCCGCCAGCCGCACCGAGCTGCTGAAGATGAAGGACGACGGCGTCGGCGTCCTCACCCGGCTCGCCGAGGTGCTGGACATGGAGCCCCAGGAGGTCCGGGACAAGGTCCGCCTCTGCGACTCCAAGACCCCGCAGCCCTGCTGGAACGGCTCGCCCTACCAGCCGATCCCGGTCACCGACGAGGCCACCACCCAGCAGGCCCTCCAGATCCGCGAGCGGGCCGAGGACTTCCCCGGCATCACCGCCGAGCCCACCGCCGTACGCCGCTACGCCGCACCCGGCAAGGCGAAGACCGCGCAGGTCCTCGGCTACCTCTCGCCGGTCACCGACGAGGAGATCCAGAAGGCGCTGGACGGCCCCTCGCCCTACCTCCGCTCCGACCAGGTCGGCCGCTCCGGCCTGGAGCGCACGTACGACAAGGAACTGCGCGGCAAGGCGGGCGTCACCCGCTACGAGGTCGACAACCTCGGCCGGGTCATGGGCGAGGCGGAGAACGACCCGGCCGTGCCCGGCTCCAACCTCGTCACCAGCCTCGACGCCCGGGTCCAGGCGGTGGCCGAGTTCGAACTCGCCGCCGCGATGAAGCTGGTGCGGGGCGAGACCGACAAGATCACCGGCCGTAAGTACGAGGCCGACTCCGGCGCCGTCGTCGTGATGGAGTCGAAGACCGGCCGGGTCGTCGCGATGGCCTCCCAGCCCGACTACGACCCCAACGCCTGGGTGGGCGGCATCTCCGGCAAGGAGTACGCCAAGCTCACCAGCAAGAAGTCCAACTACCCGCTGCTCAACCGGGCCATCCAGGGCCAGGCACCCGCCGGCTCCATCTTCAAGGTGGTCTCCGCCAGCGCCGCCGTCCGGGCCGGGCACGCCTTCAACGACCGGTACAACTGCAGCAGCTCCTACAGCCTCGGCAGCCAGACCTTCGCCAACTTCGAGTCGCAGGGGCACGGCCCCATCACCCTCGGCGAGGCGCTCAAGTACTCCTGCAACACCGTCTTCTACCGCCTCGGCCACGAGGAGTGGGCCCGGGACGGCGGCATAAAGCCGAAGAAGGACGCGAAGAACTGGTTCTACACCACCGCGCGCGACTTCGGCCTCGGCTCCGAGACCGGCATCGACCTCCCCAACGAGGTCAAGGGCCGCATCCCGGACCGCGAGTGGAAGCAGAAGTTCTGGGAGGCCAACAAGGACGCCTGGTGCAAGGAGGGCAAGAAGGGCGGCACGTACGTGCAGCAGATCGCCTACGAGAGCTGCCTCGAGGGCAACCAGCTCAAGGCCTACGACAGCATCAACTACGCCATCGGCCAGGGTGACGTGCTGGTCACCCCGATCCAGATGGCCACCGCCTACGCCGCCATCAGCAACGGCGGCACCCTCCACGAGCCCACCGTCGGCAAGGCCGTGATCAGCCCCGACGGCAAGTCCGTCCGGGAGATCAAGCCCAAGGCGAGCGGCAAGCTGCCGGTCAGCGCCCAGACCGTCAAGGACCTCGACAAGGGCCTGCGGGCCGTCGTCGAACCCGGCGGCACGGCGGCCTGGCGGTTCGGGGGCTGGCCGCAGGACAAGATCCCGATGCGCGCCAAGACCGGCACCGCCCAGGTCTACGGCAAGCAGACCACCTCGTGGCTCGCCACCTACACCGACGACTACACGATCGTCATGACGATCTCCCAGGGCGGCACCGGCTCCGGCGCCTCCGGGCCCGCCGTCCGCAAGATCTACGACGCGCTCTACGGCCTCGACGCGTCCGGCAACCAGGATGTGAAGAAGGCCCTGCTGCCCACACCCCAGAAGGCGCTGCCCAAGATCCAGCCCGACGGCTCGATCCACGCCCCGAAGATCGAGCCGTACAACCCGGTGCCCACCCAGCCCGAGGGCCAGGCGGCCGACCCGGAGAACCTGCTGCCGCAGCCCCAGGGCCAGCCAGGCCTCACCGGCTCCCCGGCCACGACAGGGAGGCGGCCCTGA
- the rodA gene encoding rod shape-determining protein RodA, whose translation MAGGFSVARYAPERGSWAKLTARDSLARRLDWPLLGAALALSFLGALLVWSATRNRDHLTQGDPYFFLLRHALNTGIGVALMIGTIWLGHRTLRGAVPVLYGISVLLVLAVLTPLGTTVNGAHAWIKLPAGFSIQPSEFTKITIILVMAMLLAARVDAGDQAHPDHRTVAKALALAAIPMGVVMLMPDLGSVMVMAVIVLGVLLASGASNRWVFGLLGTGAAGAVAVWQLGLLDDYQIARFAAFANPALDPAGVGYNTNQARIAIGSGGLTGTGLFQGTQTTGQFVPEQQTDFVFTVAGEELGFLGAGLIIVLLGVVLWRACRIARETTELYGTVVAAGIIAWFAFQSFENIGMTLGIMPVAGLPLPFVSYGGSSMFAVWVAIGLLQSIRVQRPMSA comes from the coding sequence ATGGCAGGTGGCTTCTCCGTTGCCCGGTACGCCCCCGAGCGGGGCTCCTGGGCCAAGCTGACCGCCCGCGACTCCCTCGCCCGGCGGCTGGACTGGCCGCTGCTCGGGGCCGCGCTCGCGCTCTCCTTCCTCGGCGCGCTCCTGGTCTGGTCCGCGACCCGCAACCGCGACCACCTCACCCAGGGCGACCCGTACTTCTTCCTCCTGAGGCACGCCCTCAACACCGGTATCGGCGTCGCCCTGATGATCGGCACGATCTGGCTCGGCCACCGCACCCTGCGCGGAGCCGTCCCGGTCCTCTACGGCATCTCGGTGCTGCTGGTCCTCGCCGTGCTCACCCCGCTCGGCACCACCGTCAACGGCGCCCACGCCTGGATCAAGCTCCCCGCCGGGTTCTCGATCCAGCCCTCCGAGTTCACCAAGATCACCATCATCCTGGTGATGGCGATGCTCCTCGCCGCCCGGGTCGACGCGGGCGACCAGGCCCACCCCGACCACCGGACCGTCGCCAAGGCGCTGGCCCTCGCCGCGATCCCCATGGGCGTGGTCATGCTGATGCCGGACCTCGGCTCGGTCATGGTGATGGCCGTGATCGTCCTCGGCGTGCTGCTCGCCTCCGGCGCCTCCAACCGCTGGGTCTTCGGCCTCCTCGGCACGGGCGCCGCCGGGGCGGTGGCCGTCTGGCAGCTCGGGCTCCTCGACGACTACCAGATCGCCCGCTTCGCCGCCTTCGCCAACCCGGCGCTCGACCCGGCCGGTGTCGGCTACAACACCAACCAGGCCCGCATCGCCATCGGCTCCGGCGGCCTCACCGGCACCGGGCTCTTCCAGGGCACCCAGACCACCGGACAGTTCGTCCCCGAGCAGCAGACCGACTTCGTCTTCACCGTCGCCGGTGAGGAGCTGGGCTTCCTCGGCGCCGGGCTGATCATCGTCCTGCTCGGTGTCGTCCTGTGGCGCGCCTGCCGCATCGCCCGCGAGACCACCGAGCTGTACGGCACGGTCGTCGCCGCCGGGATCATCGCCTGGTTCGCCTTCCAGTCCTTCGAGAACATCGGCATGACGCTTGGCATCATGCCGGTGGCCGGGCTGCCGCTGCCCTTCGTCTCCTACGGAGGCTCCTCGATGTTCGCCGTCTGGGTCGCCATCGGGCTGCTCCAGTCGATCAGGGTGCAGCGGCCGATGTCCGCCTGA
- a CDS encoding CYTH and CHAD domain-containing protein, with translation MADTKREIERKYEATDATRLPDLSRVAGVARAVPRGVIELDAVYYDTPGLRLAADSLTLRRRTGGADEGWHLKFPVATGIRDELHEPLGDTLPRSFAALLRSRLRHDEVTPVVRLLSSRDVQHLTDADGTLLAEVSVDTVLAERLAGEGSGTTATWTEIEVELADDGDPAFLDAVEKRLRKAGVRPSGSSSKLARALAETTPVRKKKQGKKLAEDEPRTAGDHVLAYVREQIRTIVERDPAVRRDLPDSVHKMRVATRRLRSAFKTYRKILDREVTDPIGAELKWLAGELGVDRDQEVLDERLTGRIDALPTTLALGPVRGRLQVWSAARRTGSRRRIIDVLDGERYLDLLDTLDALAADPPLRTAASRAPGKALPRAVLKDYERLARRMDHALEHPPGPERDTAMHEARKAAKRARYAGEAARPALGRPAKRFAKRMKAVQSLLGDHQDSVVAREALRTLAVQAHAAGETTFTWGLLYGHEEATADRRERELPEVWARASDPVLRADLRQ, from the coding sequence ATGGCGGACACCAAACGCGAGATCGAGCGGAAGTACGAGGCCACCGACGCCACCCGGCTGCCCGACCTGAGCCGGGTGGCCGGGGTCGCCCGGGCCGTCCCTCGGGGCGTCATCGAACTCGACGCCGTCTACTACGACACCCCCGGCCTCCGCCTCGCCGCCGACTCCCTCACCCTGCGCCGCAGGACCGGCGGGGCCGACGAGGGCTGGCACCTGAAGTTCCCCGTCGCCACCGGCATCCGCGACGAACTGCACGAGCCGCTGGGCGACACCCTGCCGCGCTCCTTCGCCGCCCTCCTCCGCTCCCGCCTCCGCCACGACGAGGTCACCCCCGTCGTCCGCCTGCTCTCCTCCCGCGACGTCCAGCACCTGACCGACGCGGACGGCACCCTCCTCGCCGAGGTCAGCGTCGACACGGTGCTCGCGGAACGCCTCGCGGGGGAGGGGAGCGGCACCACCGCCACCTGGACCGAGATCGAGGTCGAGCTGGCCGACGACGGCGACCCCGCCTTCCTGGACGCGGTCGAGAAGCGGCTCCGCAAGGCCGGGGTGCGCCCCTCGGGTTCTTCGTCGAAGCTGGCCCGGGCGCTGGCGGAGACCACCCCCGTACGCAAGAAGAAGCAGGGGAAGAAGCTCGCGGAGGACGAGCCGCGCACCGCGGGCGACCACGTCCTCGCCTACGTACGCGAACAGATCCGCACCATCGTCGAGCGCGACCCCGCCGTCCGCCGCGACCTGCCCGACTCCGTGCACAAGATGCGCGTGGCCACCCGCCGGCTCCGCAGCGCCTTCAAGACGTACCGCAAGATCCTGGACCGCGAGGTCACCGACCCCATCGGCGCCGAGCTGAAGTGGCTCGCCGGGGAACTGGGCGTCGACCGCGACCAGGAGGTCCTGGACGAGCGGCTGACCGGCCGGATCGACGCCCTGCCCACCACCCTGGCCCTCGGTCCCGTACGCGGGCGGCTCCAGGTCTGGTCGGCCGCCCGCCGCACCGGATCGCGCCGCCGGATCATCGACGTGCTGGACGGGGAGCGGTATCTGGACCTCCTCGACACCCTGGACGCCCTCGCCGCCGACCCGCCGCTGCGCACCGCCGCCTCCCGCGCGCCGGGGAAGGCCCTGCCCCGCGCGGTGCTCAAGGACTACGAACGGCTCGCGCGCCGGATGGACCACGCCCTGGAGCACCCGCCGGGGCCCGAGCGGGACACCGCCATGCACGAGGCCCGCAAGGCCGCCAAGCGCGCCCGGTACGCGGGAGAGGCCGCCCGGCCCGCCCTCGGCAGGCCCGCGAAACGCTTCGCCAAGCGGATGAAGGCCGTCCAGTCCCTCCTGGGCGACCACCAGGACAGCGTGGTCGCCCGCGAGGCCCTGCGCACCCTCGCCGTCCAGGCCCACGCGGCCGGGGAGACCACCTTCACCTGGGGGCTGCTGTACGGCCACGAGGAGGCGACCGCCGACCGCCGCGAGCGCGAGCTGCCCGAGGTGTGGGCCCGCGCCTCCGATCCCGTACTACGGGCGGATCTCCGGCAGTGA
- a CDS encoding TIGR03960 family B12-binding radical SAM protein, translating into MSAASVFPQLEALLPHVQKPIQYVGGELNSTVKDWDSCDVRWTLMYPDAYEVGLPNQGVMILYEVLNEREGVLAERTYSVWPDLEELMREHDVPQFTVDSHRPVGAFDVFGLSFSTELGYTNMLTALDLAGIPLESKDRTVDHPIVLAGGHAAFNPEPIADFIDCAVIGDGEQAVLEITEIIRAWKAEGRPGGRDEVLFRLSKTGGVYVPRFYDVEYLPDGRIGRVVPNRSGVPWRVSKHTVMDLDEWPYPKQPLVPLAETVHERMSVEIFRGCTRGCRFCQAGMITRPVRERSITGIGEMVDKGLKATGFEEVGLLSLSSADHSEIGDIAKGLADRYTEDKIGLSLPSTRVDAFNVDLANELTRNGRRSGLTFAPEGGSERMRKVINKMVSEEDLIRTVATAYGNGWRQVKLYFMCGLPTETDEDVLQIGDMAVNVIAKGREVSGQNDIRCTVSIGGFVPKPHTPFQWAPQLSAEETDARLKKLRDKIRGDKKYGRSIGFRYHDGKPGVVEGLLSRGDRRVGSVIRAVYESGGRFDGWREHFSYDLWMNCAGKTLPEYGVDVDWYTTRERTYEEVLPWDHLDSGLDKDWLWEDWQDALDETEVEDCRWTPCFDCGVCPQLDLDIQIGPTGKKLLPLSVVNK; encoded by the coding sequence ATGTCTGCCGCATCGGTCTTCCCACAGCTCGAAGCTCTGCTCCCGCATGTGCAGAAGCCCATCCAGTACGTCGGCGGTGAGCTGAACTCCACCGTCAAGGACTGGGACAGCTGTGACGTCCGCTGGACCCTGATGTACCCCGACGCCTACGAGGTGGGGCTGCCCAACCAGGGCGTCATGATCCTCTACGAGGTACTCAACGAGCGCGAGGGCGTCCTCGCGGAGCGCACGTACAGCGTCTGGCCGGACCTCGAAGAGCTGATGCGCGAGCACGACGTGCCGCAGTTCACCGTGGACAGCCACCGCCCCGTCGGCGCGTTCGACGTCTTCGGCCTCAGCTTCTCCACCGAGCTGGGCTACACCAACATGCTCACCGCCCTGGACCTGGCGGGCATCCCGCTGGAGTCCAAGGACCGCACGGTGGACCACCCGATCGTCCTCGCGGGCGGCCACGCGGCCTTCAACCCCGAGCCGATCGCGGACTTCATCGACTGCGCGGTCATCGGCGACGGCGAGCAGGCCGTCCTGGAGATCACCGAGATCATCCGCGCCTGGAAGGCCGAGGGCCGCCCCGGCGGCCGCGACGAGGTGCTCTTCCGGCTCTCGAAGACCGGCGGCGTCTACGTCCCGCGCTTCTACGACGTGGAGTACCTCCCCGACGGCCGCATCGGGCGGGTCGTGCCCAACCGGTCGGGTGTGCCGTGGCGCGTCTCCAAGCACACGGTGATGGACCTCGACGAGTGGCCCTACCCCAAGCAGCCCCTCGTCCCGCTCGCGGAGACCGTGCACGAGCGGATGTCCGTGGAGATCTTCCGCGGCTGCACCCGCGGCTGCCGTTTCTGCCAGGCCGGCATGATCACGCGCCCCGTGCGGGAGCGAAGCATCACCGGCATCGGCGAGATGGTCGACAAGGGGCTCAAGGCGACCGGTTTCGAGGAGGTCGGCCTGCTCTCCCTCTCCTCCGCCGACCACAGCGAGATCGGTGACATCGCCAAGGGGCTCGCGGACCGCTACACCGAGGACAAGATCGGCCTCTCGCTGCCCTCCACCCGCGTCGACGCGTTCAACGTGGACCTGGCCAACGAGCTGACCCGCAACGGCCGCCGCTCCGGCCTCACCTTCGCCCCCGAGGGCGGCTCCGAGCGGATGCGCAAGGTCATCAACAAGATGGTCTCGGAGGAGGACCTCATCCGGACCGTCGCCACCGCCTACGGCAACGGCTGGCGCCAGGTGAAGCTGTACTTCATGTGCGGCCTGCCCACCGAGACCGACGAGGACGTCCTCCAGATCGGTGACATGGCGGTCAACGTCATCGCCAAGGGCCGCGAGGTCTCCGGCCAGAACGACATCCGCTGCACGGTCTCCATCGGCGGCTTCGTGCCCAAGCCGCACACCCCCTTCCAGTGGGCCCCGCAGCTCAGCGCCGAGGAGACCGACGCCCGGCTGAAGAAGCTCCGCGACAAGATCCGCGGCGACAAGAAGTACGGCCGCTCCATCGGCTTCCGCTACCACGACGGCAAGCCCGGCGTGGTCGAGGGCCTGCTCTCGCGCGGCGACCGGCGCGTCGGCTCCGTCATCCGCGCGGTCTACGAGTCCGGCGGCCGCTTCGACGGCTGGCGCGAGCACTTCAGCTACGACCTCTGGATGAACTGCGCCGGGAAGACGCTCCCCGAGTACGGCGTCGACGTCGACTGGTACACCACCCGCGAGCGCACCTACGAAGAGGTCCTGCCCTGGGACCACCTGGACTCCGGCCTGGACAAGGACTGGCTCTGGGAGGACTGGCAGGACGCGCTCGACGAGACCGAGGTCGAGGACTGCCGCTGGACCCCCTGCTTCGACTGCGGCGTCTGCCCCCAGCTCGATCTGGACATCCAGATCGGCCCGACGGGCAAGAAGCTGCTCCCGCTGAGCGTGGTCAACAAGTAG
- a CDS encoding TIGR03936 family radical SAM-associated protein, with amino-acid sequence MQRIRLRYTKRGRLRFTSHRDFQRAFERALRRSEVPMAYSAGFTPHPKVSYANAAPTGTGSEAEFLEIALTEARDPDRLRELLNDSLPDGLDITDAVEARTSGLAERLTASVWELRLDGVDPDEARKAVDAFNAAEAVEVQRKAKNGIRTFDARAAVADLQALDPPADRPGDRPCAILRLVVRHVTPAVRPDDVLSGLHAVADLAPPVPAAVTRLAQGLFDEESGTVTDPLAPDREAAPTAQPAVAAAVATAPEGAGSG; translated from the coding sequence GTGCAGCGCATCCGACTGCGCTACACCAAGCGCGGCCGCCTCCGGTTCACCAGTCACCGCGACTTCCAGCGGGCCTTCGAGCGGGCACTGCGCCGCTCCGAGGTGCCGATGGCGTATTCGGCGGGCTTCACCCCGCACCCCAAGGTCTCCTACGCCAATGCCGCCCCCACCGGCACGGGCAGCGAGGCCGAGTTCCTGGAGATCGCCCTCACCGAGGCGCGCGACCCCGACCGCCTGCGCGAGCTGCTCAACGACTCGCTGCCGGACGGTCTCGACATCACCGACGCGGTGGAGGCCCGCACCTCCGGCCTCGCCGAGCGGCTGACCGCCTCCGTCTGGGAGCTGCGCCTGGACGGCGTGGACCCTGACGAGGCCCGCAAGGCCGTCGACGCGTTCAACGCCGCCGAGGCCGTCGAGGTCCAGCGCAAGGCGAAGAACGGCATCCGCACCTTCGACGCCCGCGCCGCCGTCGCCGACCTCCAGGCCCTCGATCCACCGGCCGATAGGCCGGGGGACAGGCCCTGTGCGATACTGCGCCTGGTTGTTCGGCACGTGACACCCGCCGTGCGACCCGACGACGTCCTGTCCGGTCTCCACGCTGTGGCCGACCTGGCGCCGCCGGTCCCCGCAGCGGTGACCCGGCTGGCGCAGGGGCTCTTCGACGAGGAGTCCGGCACGGTGACCGACCCGCTCGCGCCCGACCGCGAGGCCGCCCCGACCGCACAACCCGCGGTCGCAGCAGCCGTCGCGACGGCGCCGGAAGGTGCAGGTTCCGGGTAG